The nucleotide window TCTTCACCAAGTAGTGCTAAAGATGGTtatgattatatatatatatattatttttacACACAAGGTCACAAAGCATGTGGACATATCATGACTTTACATAGCTTTACATCAAAAACTTTGTACATTGTACATACAACATTGCTCATGGAGGTTGTGTTCCCCCCCCTTCATTCATACTATTACTGttgtcacacatacagtattctatatacattcttgaatttccccttggggatcaataaagtatctatctatctatctagtacacccttcacgcacacacaccctattcacacacacattctcctcacacacgcacccacactaTCCACACATGTGCTCATGGTTATGATTCTATTTTAACATACCCTTTTCTTTTGCTACAGAGAGGGAAGATGTAATCTACTCAAATGTGAATCATCTAAGAGAGGGTATGGGATTATTGCATGCACCATGTTTAGTGTTTGTGATTCGATTTTTGTGCTCATGGCCATGGAGTGTATTTCAGTTACTGCTGCCTTTTTGAgcatccttttctttctttcttttttttttgttgactaAATCTTCATAAGAACACCCACCATGTTTTGTTCAATGCCATACTGGGTccgtttcccaaaagcatagatGCTAACTATAGCAGTTACCTTGGAAGTGCCACTGCTAAATGTAAGTGAGTTTGTAAATGTATGTTATGCAGAAACACTTACTGTAAGCTTCATATTGTCACATagtatgttttttattttggaaaatgaaaaaaagaggattattgtttgttctTTCTAAAATGTGACTGAAATATATAATATCAACACTGTTGAGTACTTTCAAAGGTACATCAACAGTTGAAGACTTCGCAAATGTAGTCCCAAACATCTGCATGTTCAAAACAAGTAGGCCAGGCGCTTTGTGTGTCTTACCATGTAGGCTAGCTCGCCATCTATTGGCTTGAACGCTAGATACATATATACTGGTCGCAAAATTATGAACATGTGAGTTTgtgggttccaaaaccagatCAGTTAAGAATCAGTGGCTAATAAAACATTTCACAtgttccacttttgctcaaataGCTCATTTCTGAACGTTTTTTGTTCAGAGTTagtgcaactgtatttgacagatagCCTAGTGACAAAGTTGGCATTCAATGTGGTACGATCTGTttgtaaataaattgtaattaaaaagtgtttcaatAGTCCAGGCtgtcacctactgtacatgcttgtgTCCCATATCCAAGGGGAATATTCTCACACCTATGTCGTGCCACTCGTTTCGAGGGACAAGGGGTAGGCTATAGGAATATTAAACCAGTGAAAGACCACGTAGTTAGTTAACTTTGACATGTTTACAAAAATGGAATACTGATAGAAATAAATTTGATGTGCGAGTATGGTTCTCAATTTATGAGAATGGTGTTTGGTGCAgggttttactcatgcatgtgtgctaatttaacaacttgagcctatttctgtttatctatgccacccttgaattaatcagtgccccactagggccacccttgttaaaaatgtctagaatcgccactgaaTGAACGACCCTGCCGATttaaacattcaaaaatcacactgttaCTCCAGCCTCAATACAAACCAATTAACTGTATCTTCACTGCCATCTTCAGGGGGATCGGCTCCTGATGTCTCCTCCCCTGAAGTGCGATCCAAACCGAATGACCCCTTACCAACaccaaggtcagaggtcaagacCAACAAGAGGACATGTCACAGATCCACTATGGTCCTGCTGGTTCTGTCTATTCTTTTGCTGGTCATGACCATCTGTCTTGGAGTGATGGGTGAGTAGAGAGAATTCCCATCAGAAACCCATTCTGACTTGTAAACTATAGCAAAAATAGCAATACCATGTAATTATGTTACCTTCAAATAGTGGCTTAAGGAGAATAGACACTGCTGATGTGTGCCTGGAACACCTGACACTGCACTTTGTTAGTGTTACATAGCATTAGCATTTTCATCAGTTTAAGAAGTACATTCAGCCAGATCTACATAACTCTAGGACAAATAAAACAATCCCACGGTACCCACAAAGCATTAAATGTGAATCCAATACCCATCAAAGTGATTATTAGGTACTTTGTTTCTTGAAACACAGCATAACATTattgtgtgttgtttgaagAACTAATTTCAGTACCAATGCTACCAATAGATAATTACAAATGCATTGTTATGAACAGTTTCATAGCCTTCTCTCATTACAGTATGACGATATACTGCACTTTATTGATGTATTTATGTACCTTATACTGATATACTGTAAGGTATATACTGAACCTCATACTTGATTGTTTTTTGCCAGTTGTGCTGAAGGCAGATTTGGAGGCAGCTTTacgtgaaaatgaaaaaaatctcACCGGTGAGTGATTAGCCTCTACTCTGCAGCCAGTCCATTGGTAAACTGATTtaagatatatatttttcacATAGTAAATCTCTTTTTTTATAGATCATTTTTCACAGTTAAAAAGCTTGATGAAAGACAAAGATAATCTCACAAATCATCTGGAAACGCTGGCAGTAAATCATAGCAAAGAGAAGATTGACCTGAAAAATCAACTTCAAGGTGAATTActatactatacagtatgtctcaatgTCGTTTCTTCAACCAAAGTTAAACATATAGGTAAGTGTAGAATTTCCCATGTCTAATCTAATCGCTGTTGATGAAGGCCTACTTTCATATCTTAGTTTCTCATCAACACTTTATGCTTCTGTATAGAATCACACACCCTACATTGTTGACTGACATTTACACCTTGGAAGTATCATTATGCCACTTTTAGATCCGGACCAGCTATTTATACATTTCTGATTAGACGAGAGGCATTCCATGAGTCATCATGAGTGGACATCCCCACTCAAGCCTTTTACCACTAGTAGCCTAATCACCCCACATATTGCCCTGAAGTATTTAGCACAAACATTCCGTTCATTCAAAGCAAGAGAGCAACAATTTCGCAATGTCACTCTGGAGTGTGAAAAACGGCATGTAAGTGGCTGGCAAAATGGTCGTAAATGAGCTCAGACATATCTTTTATCGTTACAATACCTGAGTTTTTAGATTTACAGTAATAGAGCTTATTTCTTGCCAACATTTACAAAATATTAAGGCACAAACCCTGAACTTCTTTCTTAAAACAGAAATATGCCATTCTAAAATTAGCCCCAACATCTTGGATTTGTTCATTTTCCAAGTTCACTTTCAAGTAACAAACATGATTTTTTAACGTAGTATTTTTATGTAACTTGGCATTGGCAATGCATTTTTACGTTACTTGGCAATGGGAAACAACAAGGTTAAGATAATATATTTttgaatgaacaaacaaatataaaaataaactctaaaaaacacaattttgtaTCAAACTAAATTAGTTTGTAATGGAACTATTGTAAACCTATGCCACTTCTGGTTATTGTAATGGATATCCCGGCTGCCTTCGGACATTATTTTTAAAGATATTAACACTTTATAATTTTAAAAAGACATATAGTTAGACAGAACTTATAATAGTTGAGAGCAaagttttgtgtttgttatggATATAAggaaaaacaatgaaatgacaacacagaacagacagaatGAAGACCTGAACTTGGAGCATAATGATTTGAAACAACCGTCATGTTAGTTTAACACTTATCGTGCTTACATGCTTAACACAATCGAAAGGTACTTCTAAATCCTCTCAAATGCATGACCAGTGAATCCACAGGCTGTCAAAGGTGGAGACATGATTGTCGTATCAttacaactcatgtttagtttgtaATGGAAACAGGGAAAAACAATGAAACAACAAAACTGAAGAGTCAGAATGAAGCCCTGGCCCTGAAGAATGTTGATTTGATGAAGAACCTCTCAGGTACAGTTACTGTATTTTAGTTTTACACTTATCATGCTTAATGCTTAAAACAATCAAATGGTCCTTTTAAATCCTCTTAAATCGAATGCATTACCAGTGAATCCACAGGCTGTCAAAGATGGAGACGAACACGAGATGGAGATGAACAGTTGTGGTATCATTAGCGTGCCAAGTTCATGTTTTGTTTAAACTGATTGAAGTGACTGAAAAATGTTTTcccatgcacatgaacacacatattcCCTAAAAATAgaagtggggtgagtgatgTCTGTTAGGGacgaaggaaggaaggaaactGCTTGATCTACTATGTCAGTGGGAAGTGCTGTTATGTCTCTACTGATAAGAGGAACCGTATAATGATCAGCTAATGTGATTTTATTATTCACGCTGGCAGTGTAAGATGTGTCATTTTGTGTTATTTGACTTCCCCTTAACAGAACTCCAGAGGAAAAATGCAGACCTTGAGTCACAACTCTCAGGTAACGAAAAACAAACATGGTTTGTATTCCCTAGCTGCatttttcccctgtaaaacaagacaacacacaaaaatcacCTTTTTCAAAGTTTCACAATTGTGACGTCACCAGATCACTATGTAGTGAAATTGCTATTTGTTTGCAGCTTCACAGGAAAGTTGTGCATCTGGCTGGAAGCCTTTCAATGGGAAGTGCTACTACTTTTccactgatgtgaagaactggGCTGACAGTAGGGATGCCTGTGTGACTATGGGAGGACACTTGGTCATCatagagagtgcagaggagctGGTAATATACAAACACCATGCATCCATCTTTTCATTTGTTAATGCACACAAAGGCCTACATTACTTACTGCAGATTCCTTTGGTTGTGCATGTTCCTCCTAAAGGAGAGCTTGTACGGATCCAGGCATGTTTGTGACTGTCACAAAATcatacacatgcaagcatgctCGCATGCACGgtcgcacgcacacaggcactcatgcacacatgagTTGGTGCTCCAGGACAGGGACCTGCCTGGGAGTTGGGTGTCTCGCTCAAGGGCTCAGCCATTGATCTGGGCATTTAAGAACTGTGTTCAGGGATCAAACCGGCCACCCTTCAGGCACCCGGCCATCCTTCACTAACTAGTAGGCCACAGCATGTTGTTTTATGTGAAATAGGAAAACTGGGGGGAAATCCCAATAACTACAGCAAAAGGAACTCAACACTGTTCCAGTGTATCTTAAATTAGTTAGACAGTTTCTTTATTTCCTTTTAGGATTTCCTAAAGGGTGTCATCCTTTCTATAAAAATCCTTTCTATGTCATACTGGATTGGTCTGACTGACTCAGTTACAGAAGGTGACTGGCGTTGGGTGGACGACACAGCCTTCCGCTCTGACTCCAGGTACTAAGCCAATCACTAATCATTAACATTTTGTATGCATGACTGTTTATGCTGGGTAAATCATTTTGCATATTTGTGTTAAATATCCCTTGTTTTGTGTAGTTTCTGGGAAAGAAAAGAGCCTGACAACTGGACAAAGAACAATGCCCATCCTGAAGGGGAAGACTGTGCCCACATGAGTGGTCTTAATGGTGGACATTTCATGGATGCCTTTTGTTCCGATAGTAAACAAAGAATATGTGAGAGTAGCTTGCAGTGCTCAAAAGGGGGATGAGAGGTCTCTCTTCATAAATGGTCATTAAACATGTGTTTTATGAGATAAAAATGTACACGTTTTTAGATTTTGCATCAGATTTAGCTATGTAGTGTGGCTCAAGCTTGAAACTGAGCATCTATGAGTATAGCAGCAAATGTACAATCTTAGcagaatatataatatataatagtgTAAACAATAACTGCATGTGATACCTTTGATATCCAGTGGCGAAATTAACTGTTAAGATTTTATCCAAAATAATATAATGACAGCCACAAACCTGTAATAAAACGAAATGTACTGCACATTCTACCTGCTTCTGTTTCATTCTTGTTGCAGTCTTTTCTTTGTCGCATAAATAAATCAGCTATTTACTTGAATTTACTGAATTCTGTTCCTGTTTGTCCTTTGAGTAGTCTACACTCTAACTTAGTCTATGATATGATGAGACATAATCTATGATGTAATTGTAGTGGTGGAACATTGCACACTTCTTAAGGAGCCAGAATAAACAGTTTTATGGGAAGAAAATAAACTTCGGAACAAGAAAGTAGCATTTACCATATTTACTGTTGGAATGACTTTGAGCTCAAGCTAAATAAAATATTCAAATTACAATCACATTTACTTTGGCCATGGATAGGATAGCCAGTGGTTGGAGAGAGCAAAGTTCTCAAAGAGGAAGTTGTTGAGTTGACGGATGATTTAATGGTGGACTTTATGGATCTGCATTCTACTTGTGCCGTTGGGGTCTGCAGCCCCGGTTGATGCACTAAGAACATGTCTGATGAGGAACTATACGCCAATGTGAACTCCATCCAGAAGGAGACACCAAGGGAAGACTGTGTCAATAACCCAAGTAAGTCTGCAAATATCCTCAGTGGTATTTATTCTCAATCTGATCCTGGAAAACTAAACCCGTAGGAGTTGTGGGATATGCTATGGACAAAATAGTCTTGTTGAACCTTGTTTAAAGCCAGATGCCAGCATATGTAGTGGCTGGTATTTCCATTCTCTGAACATCACCATAAGCTTAACCA belongs to Sardina pilchardus chromosome 16, fSarPil1.1, whole genome shotgun sequence and includes:
- the LOC134060055 gene encoding asialoglycoprotein receptor 2-like, whose protein sequence is MVENDDVTYAKVNFSQSGSRKKNQSGINEREDVIYSNVNHLREGGSAPDVSSPEVRSKPNDPLPTPRSEVKTNKRTCHRSTMVLLVLSILLLVMTICLGVMVVLKADLEAALRENEKNLTDHFSQLKSLMKDKDNLTNHLETLAVNHSKEKIDLKNQLQGKNNETTKLKSQNEALALKNVDLMKNLSELQRKNADLESQLSASQESCASGWKPFNGKCYYFSTDVKNWADSRDACVTMGGHLVIIESAEELDFLKGVILSIKILSMSYWIGLTDSVTEGDWRWVDDTAFRSDSSFWERKEPDNWTKNNAHPEGEDCAHMSGLNGGHFMDAFCSDSKQRICESSLQCSKGG